In a genomic window of Punica granatum isolate Tunisia-2019 chromosome 6, ASM765513v2, whole genome shotgun sequence:
- the LOC116210106 gene encoding RNA demethylase ALKBH10B-like gives MPPMAVVGPASPADRAPPVLPAVPVQPPPPLLVTDAFAKDVILSWFRGEFAAANAIIDALCGYLSQLGGVSDYEAVFQAVHRRRMNWIPVLHMQEFHSVAEVVLELSRVAARKLGEESQAAGVVAGSEKAGNVNSSTAAEEFVKEEEPAAEEEEEEEIKPCLDDERKESAEKAPESNGSESGNVEVIDEEEDSPDSDITDSGSQEVHPVPEEMELCSNHEQCESRSSQIKLTKGFAAKEPVRGHMVNLVKGMKLYENIFTDSELSKLTHFVSDLRTAGHNGELSGETYILFNKQIKGNKRELLQFGVPIFGHRQEDATSNNETSNIQPIPPLLQGVIDHLVQWQLLPVYKKPNSCIINFFDEGEYSQPFWKPPHLDQPISTLFLSESTLVFGRFLVNDGEGNYKGKFTLSPKEGSLLVMRGNSCDMARHATCPSPNERIAISFFRVRPDSTPAHSPHGPMTLWNPTSPGPYSYEPMDMVMPKWGLLPAPVVMLAPAPVPQMAVSPKKIPGSGTGVFLPWNGSHRKPAKHLPPRAQKGRVLHLTHAVETHVAEPASA, from the exons ATGCCGCCGATGGCAGTGGTTGGCCCCGCGTCGCCGGCAGACAGGGCTCCGCCGGTGCTCCCGGCCGTGCCGGTGCAGCCCCCGCCGCCGCTGCTTGTGACAGACGCCTTCGCCAAGGACGTGATACTCTCGTGGTTCCGGGGCGAGTTCGCCGCCGCGAACGCCATCATCGACGCGCTCTGCGGCTACCTGTCCCAGCTCGGCGGGGTGTCGGACTATGAGGCGGTGTTCCAGGCGGTCCACCGCCGCCGGATGAACTGGATTCCGGTGCTCCATATGCAGGAGTTCCACTCCGTCGCCGAGGTGGTGTTGGAGCTGAGCAGGGTCGCCGCCAGGAAGCTCGGGGAGGAGAGCCAGGCCGCCGGAGTGGTTGCCGGCAGTGAGAAGGCCGGGAATGTCAACAGTAGCACCGCCGCGGAGGAGTTCGTGAAGGAGGAGGAGCcggcggcggaggaggaggaggaggaagagatcAAGCCGTGTTTGGACGACGAGAGGAAGGAGTCCGCCGAGAAAGCGCCGGAGAGTAATGGCAGTGAGAGTGGGAACGTGGAGGTgattgatgaggaagaagatTCGCCTGATAGCGACATCACCGATTCAG GTTCCCAAGAAGTGCATCCGGTTCCAGAGGAGATGGAGCTGTGCTCCAACCATGAGCAGTGCGAGTCACGTTCGTCGCAGATCAAGCTGACAAAAGGTTTTGCTGCCAAGGAGCCAGTGAGAGGGCACATG GTGAATCTTGTCAAAGGGATGAAGTTGTACGAGAACATTTTCACCGATTCTGAGCTCTCCAAGTTGACTCACTTTGTGAGTGATCTGCGAACTGCTGGCCACAATGGAGAACTCTCCG GGGAGACCTATATTTTGTTCAATAAACAGATCAAGGGAAACAAGCGCGAGCTGCTTCAATTTGGTGTCCCGATTTTCGGACACAGACAGGAGGATGCGACGAGTAACAATGAGACAA GTAACATTCAGCCAATTCCGCCTCTTCTCCAGGGAGTCATAGACCATCTGGTTCAGTGGCAGCTGCTACCTGTTTACAAGAAGCCAAACAGCTGCATCATTAACTTCTTCGATGAG GGTGAATATTCTCAGCCTTTCTGGAAACCACCTCATTTGGATCAACCCATCTCGACTCTCTTCCTCTCCGAGTCAACACTGGTGTTTGGGCGTTTTCTGGTGAATGATGGCGAAGGCAACTATAAAGGCAAATTCACGCTTTCCCCGAAAGAGGG GTCTCTTCTGGTTATGAGGGGAAACAGCTGTGACATGGCAAGGCACGCAACATGCCCTTCTCCGAACGAAAGGATCGCCATTTCATTCTTCAGGGTCCGGCCTGACTCAACCCCAGCCCACTCACCCCATGGTCCCATGACTCTTTGGAACCCAACCTCCCCAGGCCCATACAGCTACGAGCCAATGGACATGGTCATGCCCAAATGGGGCCTCCTCCCTGCACCAGTAGTCATGTTAGCCCCGGCTCCGGTGCCCCAAATGGCTGTAAGCCCCAAGAAGATCCCTGGCAGTGGGACTGGGGTCTTCCTCCCTTGGAACGGGTCTCATAGAAAACCTGCAAAGCATCTTCCACCTCGAGCGCAGAAGGGCCGGGTTCTTCACCTTACACATGCTGTGGAAACACATGTAGCAGAGCCTGCTTCTGCATGA